The sequence TGGCTGGCCGAGGGAAAAGGCAAGAAATATCAGCGCCGTGTTCAACGCGTTAATGAagattcaattcaataaatctCCATTAATTGGGTTTGGGTTTAAAGAGTATTTCATTGAATAATGAACGCTTTGACACATGCATCAACGTTACACCCACTGGAGACTAATTTAGAGGCTTAATCATAAGCTTTATTTTTGTCTTTACTCTACGTATCCTAAGCGGAGAAAAGGCATTGATAATGCGCGACTATTGCAATAGCCGGCATTAAATTCGAGAAGCTCTACTTGAAACTCAACGTCATGTCTCACCAGAAACTTGTTGTGAATATTTTACTGTATAAGGGATGAACTTCTTAGAAAAGTAGATCGGCATACATAGTTAGCAGCTGTAAGTTATGTATCTTCTAGGGTTCAGTTAACAGAGATTGCACTAACTTCTAGGTGCCACTAATTCTTAAAGTAGTGACAGTTTCAACCATTCCATTACACTAATTCTTCTCTACTATCACTAATTGCATGTGGCGGATGGAGTAgtgattaataaaatttcaactaaGCACCGAATGGTAGGAgggcaaaatttttatttaaagctccGTAAAGGCTTGAAAAATATCTGAAGTTAATTAAAGTgtatgtacagggtttgattgaaatgtaataagCCTTCCCGcgtggagcgtctgccaagcgatcaaccgaatcggctggtgggggaaaataatcgttggaccttccccttccactagaaaccggtcccagttcgctggcaacaacaGTGCAGTCagcatcgctccgcgcgtgaaagctgttttaaaagtgtgttaggattttgcagtggcgaaaatgcagcgatcattggagcaacgttactcgatcaaattttgcgtaaagctagacaaaacgagtaccgaaaccattggacCAATCTCTgcccagtgcccaggtaaaacggtggcacaagtcgttcaaggaaggccgggaggacgtcgaagacgaaaagcgatctggaaggccttcgacgacgcaaacagacgataatgtgaaccgggttcgtgaatttttgaacattgaccgtcgtgctagtctacgtgagatcagtgaagagttaattaacttattacaatgtgcgggaaatcgtgaccggaaaacttgaaatgcgcaaagtgtGTGCAAAATTGGTTctacaccgccttcctctgcacctcttcATTGGCctagatgggggttccggtgcttccccaccctccctacagcccagacctatcccctccggacttctttttgttcccgcgcctgaaaagaaagctgaacgggaggcgtttcgactccatcgaggcgatccaaaaaaaatgtgacagccgaattgaacgcgattccggcggatgagtttaaaaaatgtttcctgcagtggaaggaccgctaccagcggtgtattgacgctcaagggtcctagtttgaagaatattagttatataagccaaaaggtttaataaatctgcttaaaaaaaataaggctcattacttttcagttAAACCCTGTACGtaatataataaacaaatttcaacgaaatacaaaattcaaaacaaacggTCATTCTCATTGCTCTCATTGCTCTTGATAAATACAAATGTGAGATTGGATCGATGTTGATGCAAGGCAATGGACCACAATGAATAAAAGTCAatccaaaaacaaagaaaaaagtgagAGGCTCGAAAGAGAATTGCTTTAAGGAAACCACTACTCACTATATTTGTAAGCACATCCACATTTCtaaaattcttaaaacaaaaaaaatcatcaatttAGAGCGGCACACCTTTTAACACCTGACGAAATCATCAATTTAGCCGTTTGGGGAGTATCCTGAACTATAAAGGCTGGGTATTGAACCAATCTCGTATGCATATTAAATATTCTATATCCTGTATGCGCAATGCAAAGTTTTCTATGAATTTAACACCAAAAATCAAAGGAtgctaatttatttataaaagtaataACAAGTAAGAAAGGCTAAATTTGGACCGGCCCGAACTTTATAGGGAGTCTGTGGTGCGATTCACTAACACATTTTATCGATATTCGCTTTGTTATCTTTCCTTAACcacaatttttacgattttgctattcagtaACCCTGATTGGTTACGATGTCGATTATCGCAATCTAAACGACAATAATTTTGGTGTTGTTAAATCAAACGATAAAGAAGAATTAGTAATTTTAATCAGAACTGTGAAATTATATGatcaaaaacttatttaaaaagcgcgagtatgtcctttgagtattTGGCTTATGATTGGCGTTAGATTGTTGAATGTTTCCGCGGTAGCGCTTAAACCATTCCCCAATACGGCTATTGCCTCCGCCACCATTTTATTCGCCTGGGCACTTGCAGAGCTGCTTTCGGCTAGgatctattaaaaaatagcaagaacaattaataaaatgccacttttatgtgttgaaaataaattacctttAAAGCATCTGCTTGTTGTTTCGCGACTTCTACGGTTTCTACACTCGACTGGGCTAGcatctattaaaaaacaatcacCAATggacaaatataataaaattattttgcataaagttcAAAAGAAATTACCTTTAGTGCATCTGCCTGTTTTTCtgctatttccaaaaatttcttctgAGCATCACCGTCTTCTTCCATGCGCTTTCTTTTCAAGCTCGCCCGTGGTGTTCTCCTGTCTGAGATGAGCGTGAAATTTTCTGCAAGTGTCGTCCGTAAAGGCGACGGGTCTTCCGAAATCATGCTTTCATCTTCCACTTCGATACCCATTTGGATTACCTAAAAATTTACACACCAGTAAGTTACACTTTAAAACATACACTTTATGCAATTTACCTCCTCTATTGGAATATTTTCAGCTGTTGAATCGTGCCCATCCATATATTCTTCCCCTATAAGAGCAGACACCCGCCTCTCGAATTCCGTTAGGGGCTCCTCACTGATAGGCCTGTTTTCAGTTAAAGCTTGTTGCCTTCGCCGATTACGTGCTTTGATGCTGGTGCGGCTTTTTAAGTCCCGCCATACCTTTTTAGGGAAATGATTAACATCTCTCTACTTTTAAGTAATAacacaatattttct comes from Anastrepha ludens isolate Willacy chromosome 3, idAnaLude1.1, whole genome shotgun sequence and encodes:
- the LOC128858477 gene encoding uncharacterized protein LOC128858477 — translated: MGIEVEDESMISEDPSPLRTTLAENFTLISDRRTPRASLKRKRMEEDGDAQKKFLEIAEKQADALKMLAQSSVETVEVAKQQADALKILAESSSASAQANKMVAEAIAVLGNGLSATAETFNNLTPIISQILKGHTRAF